From one Streptomyces sp. CA-210063 genomic stretch:
- a CDS encoding PucR family transcriptional regulator has translation MRQNARVTSEFKGDYQELVDEISGLLGAPATLENRDFELIAFGAYDSEDDLDPSALDPVRTRSILTRRSTAAVREWFEGFGITRATAPVRIPPTPEAGVLRGRVCLPVRHRGVVLGYVWLLDGDPGPTDVQLSAAMAVTSRIGALLADEAQAGADLTRELRAVLTAEHGWERDMAVAELRTALGPRGDGVHTMVCVAPWPSADPDDAPSFRTVPGATALCTVPWGAAGQCLALLVRLRSADVPAPALAAAARLLERAGTHAAAGVAGARTGLAELGTAWREASAAARAVLAEPRLGPVAEWRSIGPYRLLTALPRDVPQDPCVRTLLAPAHHELAHTAEVFLDCAGQAGRTAAELGIHRQTLYYRLSRVEQLTGLDLDDGEDRLLLHMALKGARL, from the coding sequence ATGCGGCAGAATGCCCGGGTGACGTCGGAATTCAAGGGTGACTACCAGGAACTGGTCGACGAGATCTCGGGGCTCCTCGGCGCCCCGGCGACGCTGGAGAACCGCGACTTCGAGCTGATCGCCTTCGGCGCGTACGACAGCGAGGACGACCTCGATCCGTCGGCCCTGGACCCGGTCCGCACCCGCTCGATCCTGACCCGCCGCTCGACGGCGGCGGTGCGGGAGTGGTTCGAGGGCTTCGGCATCACCCGGGCGACGGCCCCGGTGCGGATCCCGCCCACCCCCGAGGCGGGGGTCCTGCGCGGCCGCGTCTGCCTCCCGGTACGTCATCGGGGTGTCGTCCTCGGCTACGTCTGGCTCCTGGACGGCGACCCGGGCCCGACCGATGTCCAGCTGTCCGCCGCCATGGCGGTCACCTCCCGGATCGGCGCCCTCCTCGCGGACGAGGCCCAGGCCGGCGCCGATCTCACCCGGGAGCTACGCGCGGTCCTCACCGCCGAGCACGGCTGGGAGCGCGACATGGCGGTCGCGGAGCTGCGCACGGCCCTCGGCCCGCGCGGCGACGGCGTCCACACGATGGTGTGCGTGGCCCCTTGGCCGTCCGCCGACCCGGACGACGCCCCGTCCTTCCGTACGGTGCCGGGGGCGACCGCGCTGTGCACGGTGCCGTGGGGCGCGGCCGGCCAGTGCCTGGCCCTGCTGGTGCGGCTCCGCTCGGCGGACGTTCCGGCCCCGGCGCTCGCGGCCGCCGCCCGGCTCCTGGAACGCGCGGGCACCCACGCGGCGGCCGGCGTCGCGGGCGCCCGCACCGGCCTCGCCGAACTGGGCACCGCCTGGCGCGAGGCCTCGGCGGCGGCCCGAGCGGTGCTGGCGGAGCCCCGCCTGGGCCCGGTCGCCGAGTGGCGCTCCATCGGCCCGTACCGCCTCCTGACCGCCCTCCCCCGCGACGTTCCCCAGGACCCGTGCGTCCGCACCCTCCTGGCCCCCGCCCACCATGAACTCGCCCATACCGCCGAGGTGTTCCTCGACTGCGCAGGCCAGGCCGGCCGCACCGCCGCCGAACTGGGCATCCACCGCCAGACCCTCTACTACCGCCTCTCCCGCGTCGAACAGCTCACGGGCCTGGACCTGGACGACGGCGAGGACCGGCTGTTGCTGCACATGGCGCTGAAGGGGGCGCGGCTCTGA
- a CDS encoding proline dehydrogenase family protein: MLGPVILAASRSDRMRRLISAAPVTKQVVDRFIPGERVDDIVPVVRDLTDRGLEVTLDVVGEDITRPEQAAAARDAYLELIDRLKELELGERAEMSVKLSLFGQALPGGHELALAGVRPVVEAAAAIGTTVTLDAEDHTTLDSMFAIHDELRRDFPQTGCVIQAYLFRTEADARRLAANGSRVRLVKGAYKEPADIAFQQKTEVDKAYVRVLKILMAGEGYPMIGSHDPRLISVTQELARRAGRKLDEYEFQMLYGIRTEEHLRLAAEGHRMRVYTAYGTDWYGYFMRRLAEKPANLRFFVRSMVSKG, encoded by the coding sequence GTGCTGGGTCCCGTGATTCTCGCCGCGTCGCGCAGCGACCGGATGCGACGCCTGATCTCGGCGGCGCCCGTGACCAAGCAGGTCGTCGACCGCTTCATCCCCGGTGAACGGGTCGACGACATCGTGCCGGTCGTCCGGGACCTCACCGACCGGGGCCTCGAAGTGACGTTGGACGTCGTCGGCGAGGACATCACCCGCCCCGAGCAGGCCGCCGCCGCCCGCGACGCCTACCTGGAGCTGATCGACCGGCTGAAGGAACTGGAACTCGGCGAGCGCGCCGAGATGTCCGTCAAGCTCTCCCTCTTCGGACAGGCGCTCCCCGGCGGTCATGAGCTGGCCCTCGCAGGCGTCCGCCCGGTCGTCGAGGCCGCCGCCGCGATCGGTACGACGGTCACGCTCGACGCGGAGGACCACACCACCCTCGACTCGATGTTCGCCATCCACGACGAGCTGCGGCGGGACTTCCCGCAGACCGGCTGCGTCATCCAGGCCTACCTCTTCCGCACCGAGGCCGACGCCCGCCGCCTCGCCGCGAACGGTAGCCGCGTACGGCTGGTCAAGGGCGCCTACAAGGAGCCCGCCGACATCGCCTTCCAGCAGAAGACCGAGGTCGACAAGGCGTACGTCCGCGTTCTGAAGATCCTCATGGCCGGAGAGGGGTACCCGATGATCGGGTCCCACGACCCGCGCCTCATCTCCGTCACCCAGGAACTCGCCCGCCGGGCCGGGCGCAAGCTCGACGAGTACGAGTTCCAGATGCTGTACGGCATCCGCACCGAGGAACATCTCCGGCTCGCCGCCGAGGGACACCGGATGCGCGTCTACACCGCGTACGGCACCGACTGGTACGGCTACTTCATGCGCCGCCTGGCGGAGAAGCCGGCGAACCTGCGCTTCTTCGTCCGCTCGATGGTCAGCAAAGGGTGA
- a CDS encoding purple acid phosphatase family protein — translation MAEQHEYLRTKLTRRRTLITAGSVAAGGLLTGCGGSGSPGSPGATASKSSIPSPATSKAPGSVVTPFGRHLALGADPKTQMRVSWQVPLAVKKPYLRVGLKPEELSRKVEAEVRDLHTPGIDGVRLELEQYYLHAALDGLRPGTTYYYGVGHEGFDPTSPAHRSTIGTFRTAPAAPEKFVFTAFGDQGVGKAAAANDDVILRQKPAFHLHAGDICYANGNGKGVESDGYDPGFWDLFLKQNEQVAATVPWMVTTGNHDMEAWYSPDGYGGQLARWSLPDSGFDARSAPGVYSFTYGNVGVVALDANDVSYEIPANFGCTDGRQTKWLDKKLGELRAAKDVDFIVVFFHHCAYSTSSHASDGGVRDRWVPLFAKHEVDLVVNGHNHVYERTDAIKNGEVGRAVPIGASTDPTRDGIVYVTAGGGGRDLYGFPSGVKESYEGHVTRHDAVDTFEWTRSRSSKEETVEWSRVRYRGFSLLSVEAESGSRPALKVSALAQNGERVDHFEVRRGA, via the coding sequence ATGGCCGAGCAGCACGAGTACCTGCGGACGAAGCTGACGCGGCGCCGCACGCTGATCACAGCGGGCTCGGTCGCGGCGGGCGGGCTGCTGACCGGTTGCGGCGGCTCCGGCTCGCCGGGCTCTCCGGGCGCGACGGCTTCGAAGTCCTCGATCCCGTCACCGGCCACCTCCAAGGCGCCCGGCTCGGTCGTCACCCCCTTCGGCCGTCATCTCGCCCTGGGCGCCGACCCCAAGACGCAGATGCGCGTCTCCTGGCAGGTGCCGCTCGCGGTGAAGAAGCCGTACCTGCGGGTGGGCCTGAAGCCCGAGGAGCTGAGCCGGAAGGTCGAGGCGGAGGTCCGCGACCTGCACACGCCGGGCATCGACGGCGTGCGCCTGGAGCTGGAGCAGTACTACCTGCACGCGGCGCTGGACGGTCTGCGCCCCGGCACGACGTACTACTACGGCGTCGGCCACGAGGGCTTCGACCCGACCTCCCCGGCCCACCGCTCGACGATCGGCACGTTCCGTACGGCACCCGCCGCCCCCGAGAAGTTCGTCTTCACGGCGTTCGGCGACCAGGGCGTCGGCAAGGCCGCGGCCGCCAACGACGATGTCATCCTCCGGCAGAAGCCCGCCTTCCATCTCCACGCGGGCGACATCTGCTACGCGAACGGCAATGGCAAGGGCGTGGAGTCGGACGGCTACGACCCCGGGTTCTGGGACCTGTTCCTCAAGCAGAACGAGCAGGTCGCGGCGACCGTGCCCTGGATGGTGACGACCGGCAACCACGACATGGAGGCCTGGTACTCGCCGGACGGCTACGGCGGCCAGCTCGCCCGCTGGTCGCTCCCGGACAGCGGCTTCGACGCGCGCTCCGCGCCGGGGGTGTACTCCTTCACGTACGGCAACGTCGGAGTCGTGGCGCTGGACGCGAACGACGTCTCGTACGAGATCCCCGCCAACTTCGGCTGCACGGACGGCCGGCAGACCAAGTGGCTGGACAAGAAGTTGGGCGAGCTGCGGGCCGCGAAGGACGTCGACTTCATCGTCGTCTTCTTCCACCACTGCGCCTACTCGACGTCCTCGCACGCCTCCGACGGCGGTGTACGCGACAGGTGGGTACCCCTGTTCGCGAAGCACGAGGTGGACCTGGTCGTCAACGGCCACAACCACGTCTACGAGCGCACGGACGCCATCAAGAACGGCGAGGTCGGCAGGGCCGTACCGATCGGCGCGTCGACCGACCCGACCCGGGACGGAATCGTGTATGTCACGGCGGGCGGCGGCGGCCGTGATCTGTACGGTTTCCCGTCCGGCGTGAAGGAGAGCTACGAGGGGCACGTCACGCGCCACGACGCCGTCGACACCTTCGAGTGGACCAGGTCACGCAGCTCCAAGGAGGAGACGGTGGAGTGGTCACGGGTGCGCTACCGGGGCTTCTCCCTGCTCTCGGTGGAGGCGGAGAGCGGTTCCAGGCCGGCCCTGAAGGTCTCGGCGCTCGCCCAGAACGGGGAGCGCGTCGACCATTTCGAGGTACGGCGCGGCGCGTGA
- a CDS encoding MarR family winged helix-turn-helix transcriptional regulator codes for MTDSPHTSAQDDLDVDVLTKTIENFNRFYIRLPTLQKLSFTTLSVLDTLTHSGPTRLTELAKNEQISQPGLTQLVTRLERDGLVERRPDPTDGRAVLIHITEAGRQIGQARHDDRARHLLPLIAQLTPEERRAIAGALPVLTRLAQLGTRSRR; via the coding sequence GTGACCGACTCTCCGCACACCAGCGCACAGGACGACTTGGACGTTGATGTCCTCACCAAGACGATCGAGAACTTCAATCGCTTCTACATCCGGCTCCCCACGTTGCAGAAGCTGTCGTTCACGACGCTGTCGGTGCTGGACACGCTGACCCACAGCGGCCCGACGCGGCTGACCGAACTCGCCAAGAACGAGCAGATCAGCCAGCCGGGGCTCACTCAGTTGGTCACCCGGCTCGAGCGCGACGGACTCGTGGAACGTCGCCCCGACCCGACGGACGGACGCGCCGTCCTCATCCACATCACCGAAGCCGGCCGCCAGATCGGCCAGGCCCGGCACGACGACCGGGCCCGTCATCTGCTCCCGCTGATCGCCCAGCTGACGCCCGAGGAACGACGCGCGATCGCCGGGGCCCTCCCCGTGCTCACCCGCCTCGCGCAACTCGGGACCCGGTCTCGGCGGTAG
- the gap gene encoding type I glyceraldehyde-3-phosphate dehydrogenase yields the protein MTVRIGINGFGRIGRNVFRAAAARDSELEIVAVNDLGDVATMAHLLAYDSILGRFPAEVTAEPGAIHVGDRTVKVLAERDPGALPWGDLGVDVVIESTGIFTDAARARAHVEGGAKKVIIAAPSAGEDITVVLGVNDDAYDPERHTIISNASCTTNCLAVLAKVLHEAVGIDAGMMTTVHAYTQDQNLQDAPHTDLRRARAAGLNIVPTSSGAAKAIGLVLPELAGRLDAFALRVPVPTGSVTDLTVTPGRSTTVQEVKEAYQAAAAGPYKGLLSYTEAPLVSSDIVGDPASCVFDAELTRVTGSQVKVVGWYDNEWGYSNRLIDLALRVGASL from the coding sequence ATGACAGTGCGTATCGGCATCAACGGTTTCGGGCGGATCGGCCGCAACGTCTTCCGTGCGGCGGCCGCGCGGGATTCCGAGCTGGAGATCGTCGCCGTCAACGACCTCGGTGACGTCGCCACGATGGCCCACCTGCTGGCCTACGACTCGATCCTGGGCCGCTTCCCCGCGGAGGTCACCGCTGAGCCGGGTGCGATCCATGTGGGCGACCGGACGGTCAAGGTCCTCGCCGAGCGCGACCCCGGCGCCCTGCCCTGGGGCGATCTGGGAGTGGACGTCGTCATCGAGTCCACGGGCATCTTCACCGACGCCGCCAGGGCGCGCGCACACGTCGAAGGTGGCGCGAAGAAGGTCATCATCGCCGCCCCGTCCGCCGGAGAGGACATCACGGTCGTGCTCGGCGTCAACGATGACGCCTACGACCCGGAGCGCCACACCATCATCTCCAACGCCTCCTGCACCACCAACTGCCTCGCGGTGCTGGCCAAGGTTCTGCACGAAGCCGTGGGCATCGACGCCGGCATGATGACCACCGTCCACGCCTACACCCAGGACCAGAACCTCCAGGACGCCCCCCACACGGACCTGCGCCGCGCTCGCGCGGCGGGCCTCAACATCGTGCCGACCTCCAGCGGAGCCGCCAAGGCCATCGGCCTGGTGCTCCCGGAACTGGCCGGCCGTCTGGACGCCTTCGCCCTGCGGGTGCCCGTGCCCACCGGCTCCGTCACGGACCTGACGGTCACCCCCGGCCGGAGCACCACCGTGCAGGAGGTGAAGGAGGCGTACCAGGCCGCCGCGGCCGGGCCGTACAAGGGTCTTCTCTCGTACACCGAGGCGCCCCTCGTCAGCAGCGACATCGTCGGCGACCCCGCCTCCTGCGTCTTCGACGCCGAGCTGACCCGCGTGACCGGGTCGCAGGTGAAGGTCGTCGGCTGGTACGACAACGAGTGGGGCTACTCCAACCGTCTCATCGACCTCGCCCTGCGGGTCGGCGCCTCGCTGTGA
- the pruA gene encoding L-glutamate gamma-semialdehyde dehydrogenase, with protein sequence MDAVTQVPTPVNEPVHGYAPGSPERARLEVKLKELAENPVDLPMTIGGEKRMGGGDRFDVVQPHNHKARLGTYGNATRQDAQDAIDAALAAAPAWRAMSFDDRAAIILRAAELLAGPWRETLAASTMLGQSKTAQQAEIDCPCELVDFWRFNVKYARDLLAEQPPANSPGVWNRLDHRPLEGFVYAITPFNFTAIAGNLPTAPALMGNVVVWKPSPTQTHAAVLLMRLLEEAGLPKGVINLVTGDGIEVSNVALEHRDLAGIHFTGSTKTFQYLWKTVGANIEKYRSYPRLVGETGGKDFVVAHPSADRAVLKTALTRGAFEYQGQKCSATSRAYIPASIWNSGFKEEFAAEVDHLTMGDVTDLSHFIGAVIDERSFAKNKAAIDRAKSDPTCTIVAGGSYDDSVGYFVRPTVVECTDPTNEVFTTEYFGPFLAVHVYEDDRYEEMLTQMESVSDYALTGSVIAGDRAAAAYTMDKLRYAAGNFYINDKSTGAVVGQQPFGGGRASGTNDKAGAPQNLMRWTLTRAIKETLVPPTDYPYPHMG encoded by the coding sequence ATGGACGCTGTGACCCAGGTCCCCACCCCCGTCAACGAGCCGGTGCACGGCTACGCCCCCGGCTCGCCCGAGCGCGCCCGGCTGGAGGTCAAGCTGAAGGAGCTGGCCGAGAACCCCGTCGATCTGCCGATGACGATCGGCGGCGAGAAGCGGATGGGCGGCGGCGACCGCTTCGACGTGGTGCAGCCGCACAACCACAAGGCCCGCCTCGGCACGTACGGCAACGCCACCCGGCAGGACGCCCAGGACGCCATCGACGCGGCCCTCGCCGCCGCGCCCGCCTGGCGCGCGATGTCCTTCGACGACCGCGCCGCGATCATCCTGCGCGCCGCCGAACTGCTCGCCGGCCCCTGGCGCGAGACGCTGGCCGCCTCCACGATGCTCGGCCAGTCGAAGACCGCCCAGCAGGCCGAGATCGACTGTCCCTGCGAACTGGTCGACTTCTGGCGGTTCAACGTCAAGTACGCCCGCGACCTGCTCGCCGAGCAGCCCCCGGCCAACTCCCCGGGCGTCTGGAACCGCCTCGACCACCGCCCGCTGGAAGGCTTCGTCTACGCGATCACGCCGTTCAACTTCACGGCGATCGCGGGCAATCTGCCGACCGCGCCCGCACTCATGGGCAACGTGGTGGTGTGGAAGCCGAGCCCGACGCAGACCCACGCGGCCGTGCTCCTCATGCGGTTGCTGGAGGAGGCCGGCCTGCCCAAGGGCGTCATCAACCTCGTCACCGGCGACGGCATCGAGGTGTCGAACGTGGCGTTGGAGCACCGCGACCTCGCCGGCATCCACTTCACCGGCTCGACCAAGACCTTCCAGTACCTGTGGAAGACGGTCGGCGCCAACATCGAGAAGTACCGCTCCTACCCGCGGCTCGTCGGCGAGACCGGCGGCAAGGACTTCGTGGTCGCCCACCCGAGCGCCGACCGTGCCGTGCTGAAGACGGCGCTCACCCGTGGCGCCTTCGAGTACCAGGGCCAGAAGTGCAGCGCGACCTCCCGGGCCTACATCCCGGCGTCGATCTGGAACTCCGGCTTCAAGGAGGAGTTCGCGGCCGAGGTCGACCACCTGACCATGGGTGACGTCACCGACCTCTCCCACTTCATCGGTGCCGTCATCGACGAGCGTTCCTTCGCCAAGAACAAGGCCGCCATCGACCGCGCCAAGTCCGACCCCACCTGCACGATCGTCGCGGGCGGCTCCTACGACGACTCCGTCGGCTACTTCGTCCGCCCGACCGTCGTCGAGTGCACCGACCCGACGAACGAGGTGTTCACCACCGAGTACTTCGGCCCGTTCCTCGCGGTGCACGTCTACGAGGACGACCGGTACGAGGAGATGCTGACCCAGATGGAGTCGGTGTCCGACTACGCGCTCACGGGTTCGGTGATCGCGGGCGACCGCGCGGCGGCGGCGTACACGATGGACAAGCTCCGCTACGCGGCCGGCAACTTCTACATCAACGACAAGTCCACCGGCGCCGTCGTCGGCCAGCAGCCCTTCGGCGGCGGCCGCGCCTCCGGCACCAACGACAAGGCCGGTGCCCCGCAGAACCTGATGCGCTGGACCCTGACCCGCGCCATCAAGGAGACGCTGGTCCCGCCGACGGACTACCCGTACCCGCACATGGGCTGA